A section of the Agrococcus sp. SGAir0287 genome encodes:
- a CDS encoding helicase-associated domain-containing protein has translation MPTTVELASALQALSDDALDHLVRARHVPQHAVIYFDVAEQLLRPESIAAALESVDVDELAVLASGATTPRLDALGLGVAGDAFDEARRQAASAAPAPAASSASAGDERRAAEEAFASTLLVAEIVRAAREQPLQVLARGALAMSDARRLAELLDDAPESVLDAVAIARGARLLAQRDAALVASTDAPGWLALALPQRWEVLRDGWLASLEHEERVVATSDDAPAARFPLASAATLERLGVVVRRASRLGLRDGAATGLADGDGAERLERLVPQEVSSAYVQPDLTIVVPGPLVPTLESRLRLVADIEQRGTASTYRMTLASISRGLASGEDEASILALLSTISLTGVPQPVAYLVRDAAARFGAVRVLALAEGPDRTAVRAEPALAAELAIDQGLAALRLRAEGPRRLVTRAEPTTVLAALRSRRYPAAMEDADGALLAPARHEAEVLAPAPTPLVQRLRGSGFDVGGEERAWLERRLQVAARDKVSVQVRVAVGDEERELSLLPLGVANGRLRARDLASDVERTLPVTAITHLAGVP, from the coding sequence GTGCCGACCACGGTCGAGCTCGCGAGCGCGCTGCAGGCGCTGAGCGACGACGCGCTGGACCATCTCGTGCGCGCACGCCACGTGCCGCAGCACGCCGTGATTTACTTCGACGTCGCCGAGCAGCTCCTGCGGCCCGAGTCCATCGCCGCCGCGCTCGAGTCGGTCGACGTCGACGAGCTCGCCGTCCTCGCCTCCGGCGCGACCACCCCGCGACTCGACGCCCTCGGGCTCGGGGTCGCCGGCGACGCGTTCGACGAGGCGCGCAGGCAGGCGGCGTCGGCGGCCCCGGCGCCCGCGGCCTCCTCGGCATCGGCCGGCGACGAGCGGCGTGCGGCGGAGGAGGCCTTCGCATCCACCCTGCTCGTCGCCGAGATCGTGCGCGCGGCGCGCGAGCAGCCGCTGCAGGTCCTCGCGCGCGGCGCGCTCGCCATGTCGGACGCCCGCCGGCTCGCCGAGCTGCTGGACGACGCTCCCGAGTCCGTGCTCGATGCCGTGGCCATCGCGCGCGGGGCGCGGCTGCTCGCGCAGCGGGACGCCGCGCTCGTCGCCTCGACGGATGCGCCCGGCTGGCTCGCGCTCGCGCTCCCGCAGCGCTGGGAGGTGCTGCGCGACGGATGGCTCGCCTCGCTCGAGCACGAGGAGCGCGTCGTCGCGACCAGCGACGATGCGCCCGCGGCGCGCTTCCCGCTCGCGAGCGCGGCGACGCTCGAGCGCCTGGGCGTCGTGGTGCGCCGCGCGTCGCGACTCGGGCTGCGCGACGGCGCCGCGACCGGCCTCGCCGACGGCGACGGCGCCGAGCGGCTCGAGCGGCTCGTGCCGCAGGAGGTCTCGTCGGCCTACGTGCAGCCCGACCTCACGATCGTCGTGCCCGGTCCGCTCGTGCCGACCCTCGAGTCGCGCCTGCGGCTCGTCGCCGACATCGAGCAGCGCGGCACCGCCTCGACCTACCGGATGACGCTCGCCTCGATCTCCCGCGGCCTCGCGTCGGGCGAGGACGAGGCGAGCATCCTCGCGCTCCTCTCGACGATCTCGCTCACGGGGGTGCCGCAGCCCGTCGCCTACCTCGTGCGCGACGCCGCAGCGCGCTTCGGCGCCGTGCGGGTCCTGGCGCTCGCCGAGGGTCCCGATCGCACCGCCGTGCGCGCCGAGCCCGCGCTCGCCGCCGAGCTCGCCATCGACCAGGGACTCGCCGCGCTGCGGCTGCGCGCGGAGGGGCCGCGGCGGCTCGTGACCCGCGCGGAGCCGACGACGGTGCTGGCCGCGCTCCGCTCGCGGCGGTACCCGGCGGCGATGGAGGACGCCGACGGCGCCCTCCTCGCGCCCGCGCGCCACGAGGCGGAGGTGCTCGCCCCCGCTCCGACGCCGCTCGTGCAGCGGCTGCGCGGCTCGGGCTTCGACGTCGGCGGCGAGGAGCGCGCGTGGCTCGAGCGGCGGCTGCAGGTCGCCGCCCGCGACAAGGTGAGCGTGCAGGTGCGCGTCGCGGTCGGCGACGAGGAGCGCGAGCTGTCGCTGCTGCCACTCGGCGTCGCCAACGGGCGCCTGCGCGCGCGCGATCTGGCGAGCGACGTCGAGCGCACGCTGCCCGTCACCGCCATCACGCACCTCGCGGGCGTGCCGTGA
- a CDS encoding metal-dependent transcriptional regulator yields the protein MTDLVDTTEMYLRTILDLEEEGFVPMRARISERIGHSGPTVSQTVARMERDGLVVVAEDRHLRLTEEGRALAIRVLRKHRLAERLLTDVIGLDWTLAHDEACRWEHVMSEQVERRLLDVLDRPTESPYGTPIPGLDELGLERADAFLDGVRRATEVEGAYVVRRLGEPIQFEIATLERLRDAGLVPGAAVTIGAADRGRAFAVDGGGEVALPTELAQHVYVAAR from the coding sequence ATGACCGATCTCGTCGATACCACCGAGATGTACCTGCGCACGATCCTCGACCTCGAGGAGGAGGGGTTCGTGCCGATGCGCGCCCGCATCTCCGAGCGCATCGGCCACTCCGGACCGACCGTCTCGCAGACGGTCGCACGCATGGAGCGCGACGGCCTCGTCGTGGTCGCCGAGGACCGGCACCTGCGGCTGACGGAGGAGGGCCGCGCGCTCGCGATCCGCGTGCTGCGCAAGCACCGCCTCGCCGAGCGACTGCTCACCGACGTCATCGGCCTCGACTGGACGCTCGCCCACGACGAGGCGTGCCGGTGGGAGCACGTCATGAGCGAGCAGGTGGAGCGGCGCCTGCTCGACGTCCTCGATCGGCCGACGGAGTCGCCGTACGGCACCCCCATCCCGGGCCTCGACGAGCTCGGCCTCGAGCGCGCCGACGCGTTCCTCGACGGCGTGCGACGCGCGACCGAGGTCGAGGGGGCGTACGTGGTGCGCCGGCTCGGCGAGCCCATCCAGTTCGAGATCGCGACCCTCGAGCGCCTGCGGGACGCGGGCCTCGTGCCCGGTGCGGCCGTGACGATCGGCGCGGCGGACCGCGGCCGGGCCTTCGCGGTCGACGGCGGCGGCGAGGTGGCGCTGCCGACCGAGCTCGCGCAGCACGTGTACGTCGCAGCCCGCTGA
- a CDS encoding C40 family peptidase, translating into MQHRTTSTEIVAQPTPRPGTGARRSLAKRLGVGAVAIALLGTVALPAAALQQAQAQPATIDGSIAEILAQSQQTLEVQQSPLVEEIAQNGLAATTPEELAQAQAAAAAAEAERQEAAQAAAAAASATAASPAASAASTSSVPSAASGSIVGIAQSQLGVPYVWGGASPSEGFDCSGFTQWVYGQVGVYLPHSDRGQLGYGTPVSVSSIQPGDLVIWGGHTAIYVGGDQIIHAATAGKPVKYSSFSAMVAAMGTPQVRRF; encoded by the coding sequence ATGCAGCACCGCACGACCAGCACCGAGATCGTCGCGCAGCCGACGCCGCGCCCCGGGACCGGAGCCCGTCGCTCGCTCGCCAAGCGCCTCGGCGTCGGCGCCGTCGCCATCGCCCTCCTCGGCACCGTCGCGCTCCCCGCGGCAGCGCTGCAGCAGGCGCAGGCGCAGCCGGCGACCATCGACGGCTCGATCGCCGAGATCCTCGCGCAGTCGCAGCAGACCCTCGAGGTGCAGCAGTCGCCGCTCGTGGAGGAGATCGCGCAGAACGGCCTCGCCGCCACGACGCCCGAGGAGCTCGCGCAGGCGCAGGCCGCCGCGGCCGCCGCCGAGGCCGAGCGTCAGGAGGCGGCGCAGGCCGCCGCTGCCGCCGCCAGCGCGACGGCAGCGAGCCCCGCAGCCTCCGCCGCGTCGACCTCGTCCGTCCCCTCCGCGGCGTCCGGCTCGATCGTCGGCATCGCGCAGTCGCAGCTCGGCGTCCCGTACGTGTGGGGCGGCGCCAGCCCGTCCGAGGGCTTCGACTGCTCCGGCTTCACCCAGTGGGTGTACGGCCAGGTCGGCGTGTACCTGCCGCACTCCGATCGCGGCCAGCTCGGCTACGGCACCCCCGTGTCCGTCTCGAGCATCCAGCCGGGCGACCTCGTCATCTGGGGCGGCCACACGGCGATCTACGTGGGCGGCGACCAGATCATCCACGCCGCGACGGCGGGCAAGCCCGTGAAGTACTCGAGCTTCTCGGCCATGGTCGCCGCGATGGGCACGCCGCAGGTGCGCCGCTTCTAA
- a CDS encoding DUF3027 domain-containing protein, with protein sequence MTTVPSADALRLAEAALDEVAPVGAVGEVVDAVDEHGVLALRYRSQLSGYPDWLWTVTLATDDEGAQTVLEVALLPGEGSLVAPDWVPWADRLAEYLAAKEAAGDDDAEDEADADGSDDDESDDDAEDEDDDEEGFGDFDERDLVSDDADDDGLDVDQHAASDGDGEEAPGR encoded by the coding sequence ATGACGACGGTGCCGAGCGCGGATGCGCTGCGTCTGGCGGAGGCGGCGCTCGACGAGGTCGCGCCCGTCGGCGCGGTCGGCGAGGTCGTCGACGCCGTCGACGAGCACGGCGTGCTCGCGCTGCGCTACCGCTCGCAGCTCTCGGGCTACCCCGACTGGCTGTGGACCGTGACGCTCGCGACGGACGACGAGGGTGCGCAGACGGTCCTCGAGGTCGCGCTGCTGCCCGGCGAGGGCTCGCTCGTCGCGCCCGACTGGGTGCCGTGGGCCGACCGTCTCGCCGAGTACCTCGCGGCCAAGGAGGCCGCTGGGGACGACGATGCCGAGGACGAGGCGGATGCCGACGGATCGGACGACGACGAGTCGGACGACGACGCCGAGGACGAGGACGACGACGAGGAGGGCTTCGGCGACTTCGACGAGCGCGACCTCGTGAGCGACGACGCCGACGATGACGGTCTGGACGTCGACCAGCACGCGGCGTCGGACGGCGACGGCGAGGAGGCGCCGGGCCGCTGA
- a CDS encoding cold-shock protein gives MPTGKVKFFDDDKGFGFIAGDDGVEVFVHASAVPDGAALKAGTRVEYGVAEGRRGAQALSLRVLDAPVVSAVRQARRSSEDMAVIVEDLVKLLDGVGEGLRHGRYPSSEQARKVATVLRRVADDLEA, from the coding sequence GTGCCCACTGGCAAGGTCAAGTTCTTCGACGACGACAAGGGCTTCGGCTTCATCGCCGGCGACGACGGCGTCGAGGTCTTCGTGCACGCATCCGCCGTGCCCGACGGCGCCGCGCTCAAGGCCGGCACCCGCGTCGAGTACGGCGTCGCCGAGGGGCGACGGGGCGCGCAGGCGCTGTCGCTGCGCGTGCTCGACGCTCCCGTCGTCTCCGCCGTCCGTCAGGCGCGTCGCAGCAGCGAGGACATGGCGGTCATCGTCGAGGACCTCGTGAAGCTGCTCGACGGCGTGGGCGAGGGCCTGCGGCACGGGCGCTACCCGAGCTCGGAGCAGGCGCGCAAGGTCGCGACCGTCCTGCGCCGCGTCGCCGACGACCTGGAGGCGTGA
- the serC gene encoding phosphoserine transaminase, translated as MSDLVIPASLLPADGRFGCGPAKVRPAQVEALAASGLLGTSHRQAPVRGLVASVRSRIADLLSAPDGYEVILGNGGSTAFWDAAAFGLIERRSHHLAFGEFGAKFAKAVSTPWLEAPSVASAPAGGRPTLEPVGGVDVVAYPHNETSTGVMHPVVRAEHGLTVVDATSAAGGIDLDASAADVYYFAPQKNLGSDGGLWLALVSPAAIERIESIAASDRYVPDSLSLKQALDNSRLEQTLNTPAIATLVLLDEQLGWMLEQGGLTAMAARTRTSSDTLYAWAEGRADAQPFVADPEHRSQVVVTIDFDESVDATAVTRALRANGIVDTEPYRKLGRNQIRVATFASIDPADVEALVACLDHVLERIER; from the coding sequence GTGAGCGACCTCGTGATCCCCGCCTCCCTGCTGCCCGCCGACGGACGCTTCGGGTGCGGCCCCGCCAAGGTGCGGCCCGCCCAGGTCGAGGCGCTCGCGGCCTCCGGGCTGCTCGGCACGAGCCACCGCCAGGCGCCGGTGCGGGGTCTCGTCGCGTCGGTGCGCTCGCGCATCGCCGACCTCCTCTCGGCACCCGACGGCTACGAGGTGATCCTCGGCAACGGCGGCTCGACCGCCTTCTGGGACGCAGCGGCGTTCGGCCTGATCGAGCGCCGCTCGCACCACCTCGCCTTCGGCGAGTTCGGCGCGAAGTTCGCGAAGGCCGTGAGCACGCCCTGGCTCGAGGCGCCGAGCGTCGCGAGCGCGCCCGCAGGCGGTCGGCCCACCCTCGAGCCCGTGGGCGGCGTCGACGTCGTCGCGTATCCCCACAACGAGACCTCGACGGGCGTCATGCACCCCGTCGTGCGCGCCGAGCACGGCCTGACGGTCGTCGACGCGACGAGCGCCGCGGGCGGCATCGACCTCGACGCGAGCGCGGCGGACGTCTACTACTTCGCGCCGCAGAAGAACCTCGGCTCGGACGGCGGCCTCTGGCTCGCGCTCGTCTCGCCCGCCGCCATCGAGCGCATCGAGTCGATCGCGGCCTCCGACCGCTACGTGCCGGACTCGCTCAGCCTCAAGCAGGCGCTCGACAACTCCCGGCTCGAGCAGACGCTGAACACCCCGGCGATCGCCACGCTCGTGCTGCTCGACGAGCAGCTGGGCTGGATGCTCGAGCAGGGGGGCCTGACCGCCATGGCCGCGCGGACGCGCACGTCGTCGGACACGCTCTACGCATGGGCGGAGGGTCGCGCCGATGCCCAGCCGTTCGTCGCCGACCCCGAGCACCGCTCGCAGGTCGTCGTCACGATCGACTTCGACGAGTCCGTCGACGCCACGGCCGTGACGAGGGCGCTGCGCGCCAACGGCATCGTCGACACCGAGCCGTACCGCAAGCTCGGCCGCAATCAGATCCGCGTCGCGACCTTCGCGAGCATCGATCCCGCCGACGTCGAGGCGCTCGTCGCATGCCTCGACCACGTGCTCGAGCGCATCGAGCGCTGA